Proteins encoded by one window of Blautia argi:
- a CDS encoding toxic anion resistance protein: MSDELKDFTVTPTLSFEPLQEEAPVAKGKKEEPAEPKMDDSILSPEERKMVDDFAKQIDIRNSAAILQYGAGTQKKMADFSEDALEKVRTKDLGEVGDLLEDVVTELKNFDAEEERKGIMGFFKKGANRLESMKNKYAKAETNVNKIVESLEKHQIQLMKDAAIMDRMYALNLNYFKELSMYILAGKKKLEEIRSTELPKLMSKAQISGLPEDAQAAKDLDSLCDRFEKKIHDLELTRMIAIQTAPQIRLVQGNDTLMAEKIQSTIVNTIPLWKSQMVIALGVAHSTEAAKAQREVTDMTNALLRKNAETLKLATVEAAKESERGIVDIETLQKTNESLISTFDEVMAIQKEGREKRRAAEAEIYRLEGELKNKLLQIQH, encoded by the coding sequence ATGAGTGATGAATTAAAAGATTTTACGGTAACTCCCACATTAAGCTTTGAGCCGTTGCAGGAGGAAGCGCCTGTTGCAAAGGGAAAAAAGGAAGAGCCTGCAGAACCTAAAATGGACGACAGTATTCTGTCCCCTGAGGAGCGGAAAATGGTAGATGATTTTGCCAAGCAGATTGATATCCGCAATTCTGCAGCCATTCTTCAGTACGGTGCAGGCACACAGAAAAAAATGGCGGACTTTTCAGAAGATGCCCTGGAAAAGGTACGGACAAAGGATCTCGGGGAAGTGGGAGATTTGCTGGAAGATGTGGTTACAGAATTGAAAAACTTTGATGCAGAGGAAGAGCGCAAGGGCATTATGGGATTTTTCAAAAAGGGTGCCAACAGGCTGGAATCCATGAAAAACAAGTATGCAAAAGCAGAAACCAATGTAAATAAAATTGTGGAATCTCTGGAAAAGCACCAGATTCAGCTTATGAAGGACGCAGCCATTATGGACAGAATGTATGCTTTGAATCTGAACTATTTTAAAGAACTGTCCATGTATATTCTGGCAGGAAAGAAGAAGCTGGAGGAAATCCGCAGCACAGAGCTGCCCAAGCTTATGAGTAAAGCGCAGATCAGCGGGCTGCCGGAGGACGCCCAGGCAGCAAAAGATCTGGATTCTCTCTGCGACCGTTTTGAAAAGAAAATCCACGACCTGGAATTAACCAGAATGATTGCGATTCAGACTGCGCCTCAGATTCGCCTGGTACAGGGAAATGACACTTTAATGGCAGAAAAAATCCAGTCAACCATTGTAAATACCATTCCTCTCTGGAAAAGCCAGATGGTGATTGCCCTTGGGGTGGCGCATTCCACAGAAGCGGCAAAAGCCCAGAGAGAAGTTACAGATATGACAAACGCCCTGCTTCGGAAAAATGCGGAAACCTTAAAGCTGGCAACCGTTGAGGCGGCAAAGGAATCAGAAAGAGGTATTGTAGATATTGAAACCCTTCAGAAGACCAATGAATCCTTAATCAGTACCTTTGATGAAGTAATGGCGATTCAGAAAGAAGGACGGGAAAAGAGAAGAGCCGCGGAAGCGGAAATCTATCGTCTGGAGGGAGAATTAAAGAATAAGTTGCTGCAGATTCAGCATTAA
- the ispG gene encoding flavodoxin-dependent (E)-4-hydroxy-3-methylbut-2-enyl-diphosphate synthase, with the protein MYREHTKVISIGDKKIGGGNPILIQSMTNTPTENVEETVKQILELEAAGCEIIRCTVPTLEAAKAVKEIKKQIHIPLVADIHFDYKMAIAAMENGADKIRINPGNIGGREKIQAVVDTAKERNIPIRVGVNSGSLEKELVEKYHGVTAEGLVESALDKVKIIEDLDYDNLVISIKSSDVLMCVKAHELLAEKTQYPLHVGITEAGTLYAGNIKSAVGLGIILYQGIGDTIRVSLTGNPVEEIKSAKRILKTLNLRKGGVEVVSCPTCGRTKIDLIGLANQVENMVQEFPLDIKVAVMGCVVNGPGEAKEADIGIAGGKGEGLLIKKGEIVRKVPEKELLSALREELVNWK; encoded by the coding sequence ATGTATCGGGAACATACAAAAGTCATATCCATTGGAGATAAAAAAATCGGGGGCGGAAACCCCATTTTGATTCAGTCCATGACCAATACGCCAACAGAAAATGTGGAAGAAACCGTAAAACAGATACTAGAGCTTGAGGCAGCAGGCTGTGAGATTATCCGTTGTACAGTACCTACTTTAGAAGCTGCAAAAGCAGTAAAAGAGATTAAAAAGCAGATACATATTCCTTTGGTGGCAGACATTCATTTTGACTACAAAATGGCCATTGCAGCCATGGAAAACGGAGCAGATAAAATTCGCATTAATCCGGGCAATATCGGTGGAAGAGAGAAAATTCAGGCAGTGGTAGACACAGCGAAAGAACGAAATATCCCAATTCGCGTAGGGGTAAACAGCGGCTCTCTGGAAAAGGAACTGGTGGAAAAATATCACGGTGTAACAGCAGAAGGCCTGGTGGAGAGCGCCCTTGATAAGGTGAAAATCATAGAGGATTTGGACTATGACAACCTGGTTATCAGCATTAAATCTTCAGACGTTTTAATGTGTGTAAAGGCGCATGAGCTACTGGCAGAAAAGACACAGTATCCCCTTCATGTGGGAATCACGGAGGCAGGAACCCTGTACGCAGGAAATATTAAATCAGCCGTAGGTCTTGGTATTATTTTGTATCAGGGAATCGGGGATACCATAAGGGTATCCCTGACCGGAAATCCGGTAGAGGAAATCAAGTCAGCCAAACGGATTTTAAAGACTTTGAATTTGCGAAAGGGCGGCGTGGAGGTGGTTTCCTGTCCGACCTGCGGAAGAACAAAGATTGACCTTATCGGTCTGGCAAATCAGGTAGAAAATATGGTGCAGGAATTTCCACTGGATATAAAGGTGGCTGTTATGGGCTGTGTAGTCAACGGTCCGGGAGAGGCAAAGGAAGCAGACATTGGAATTGCCGGAGGCAAGGGCGAAGGTCTTTTGATTAAAAAAGGCGAAATTGTCCGAAAGGTACCGGAAAAGGAACTGCTTTCTGCGCTTCGGGAGGAGCTTGTAAATTGGAAATGA
- a CDS encoding phosphoribosylaminoimidazolesuccinocarboxamide synthase → MQEYKPFKEGKVRQIFDIGEELVMYATDRISAFDYILKNKITDKGAVLTKMSKFWFDFTKDIVPNHMISTDTKDMPEFFQTPEYEGHVMLCKKLEMLPVECIVRGYITGSGWASYKENGTVCGIQLPEGLQESDKLPEPIYTPSTKAELGDHDENVSFEETVKTLEKLYPGKGQEYAEKLRDYTIALYKKCAEYALTKNIIIADTKFEFGLDENGEVVLGDEMLTPDSSRFWPLEGYKPGQGQPSFDKQYVRDWLKENPDSDFLLPEEVVKKTVDKYVEAYELLSGEKF, encoded by the coding sequence ATGCAGGAATACAAACCATTTAAAGAAGGTAAAGTACGTCAGATTTTTGATATCGGAGAAGAACTTGTTATGTATGCAACAGACAGGATTTCCGCATTTGACTACATCTTGAAAAACAAAATCACAGACAAAGGCGCCGTTCTTACAAAAATGTCCAAGTTCTGGTTCGACTTCACAAAGGATATTGTGCCGAACCATATGATTTCCACGGACACAAAGGATATGCCGGAATTTTTCCAGACACCGGAATATGAAGGACATGTGATGTTGTGCAAGAAACTGGAAATGCTCCCTGTAGAATGTATTGTCAGAGGCTATATTACAGGAAGCGGCTGGGCAAGCTATAAAGAAAATGGTACTGTATGCGGTATTCAGTTACCGGAAGGCTTACAGGAATCTGATAAGCTGCCTGAACCTATCTATACACCATCTACAAAGGCAGAACTGGGTGACCATGATGAGAACGTTTCTTTTGAAGAAACTGTAAAAACTCTGGAAAAACTCTATCCAGGAAAAGGACAGGAGTATGCAGAAAAGCTTCGTGATTATACCATTGCCCTGTACAAGAAATGTGCAGAATACGCATTGACAAAAAATATCATTATTGCAGATACAAAATTTGAATTTGGTCTGGACGAAAACGGAGAAGTGGTATTAGGTGATGAAATGCTTACACCGGACAGCTCCAGATTCTGGCCGTTAGAAGGCTACAAGCCGGGTCAGGGACAGCCGTCCTTTGACAAGCAGTATGTACGCGACTGGCTGAAAGAAAATCCGGACAGTGATTTCCTTTTACCGGAAGAGGTTGTGAAAAAGACTGTAGATAAATATGTAGAAGCTTACGAACTGCTTTCAGGAGAAAAATTCTAA
- a CDS encoding cation transporter: protein MITEKKEKLILKISFFSGLLFAVFEFIFAIYSHSQSSLTDAVYDTAELVFIALLLFLTPLFHKPISEKRPFGYFQIETIFIIIKGIMMLSVTLGVSAEVLHSVISGGNTVDNGLVSIFQCFLGIASIIIFIAMNRLSNNLSSPTIKAELLGWKLDIAYSLGMSFAFFISLYLEKTPFYFLAPYFDQIVAIIIMVFMLPESIKVLWRAIKDIFLFSPDKELVEKIKMLCNPIMEQYHFEPVFYDITKTGRHLWIAVYFQIETNVLAMNDLAAALKSVNEIVTAEFEECSCELIPDPFSLDY, encoded by the coding sequence ATGATAACCGAAAAAAAAGAAAAGTTAATTTTAAAAATATCCTTTTTCTCAGGACTTCTATTTGCAGTTTTTGAATTTATTTTTGCAATATACAGCCATTCACAGTCATCTCTAACCGATGCAGTATATGATACGGCAGAATTGGTATTTATTGCGTTACTTTTGTTCCTTACCCCATTATTTCATAAACCGATATCTGAGAAGCGTCCTTTTGGGTATTTTCAAATTGAAACGATATTTATTATCATTAAAGGCATAATGATGTTATCTGTTACTTTAGGAGTTTCTGCCGAAGTGCTTCATTCCGTAATATCCGGTGGAAATACTGTGGATAACGGCTTAGTTTCCATATTCCAGTGTTTTCTTGGAATAGCTAGTATTATTATTTTCATAGCTATGAACCGTTTGAGCAATAACTTATCCTCACCAACTATAAAAGCAGAACTTCTAGGTTGGAAATTAGATATTGCATATAGTTTAGGAATGTCATTTGCTTTTTTCATCTCGCTTTATTTAGAGAAAACACCATTTTACTTTCTCGCCCCATATTTTGACCAGATTGTTGCTATAATTATTATGGTATTTATGCTTCCCGAAAGTATTAAGGTTCTATGGAGGGCAATCAAAGATATCTTTTTATTTTCGCCGGATAAGGAACTTGTAGAGAAAATCAAAATGTTGTGTAATCCGATTATGGAGCAATACCATTTTGAACCTGTTTTTTATGATATAACAAAAACAGGCAGACATTTATGGATAGCCGTATATTTTCAAATCGAAACAAACGTTCTTGCAATGAATGATTTAGCAGCCGCATTAAAATCCGTTAATGAAATAGTAACAGCCGAGTTTGAGGAATGTTCATGTGAACTTATCCCTGACCCCTTTTCTCTTGATTACTAA
- a CDS encoding PolC-type DNA polymerase III has translation MEKEFLNVFRNLELKGELKALLEEVVVTKVSVNRKKDHLRVYIRSRQWIHKKYIYALERAIASQCFQGVSMEVKVLERFALSSQYTPQLFFEAYQSSMGLELKNYSILVYNMFRNAVITFPETNTMHMLLQSTVLAKSKEEELIHYMEKVFCERCEFSLKVEAEYQDPKESKFRKNSDVRIAQEAAHIIEMSALGHKKADIPEEEEPEKEASYIQKQEQKGSKTQENKEKSGKAEHGSKGEKGRGKGEKFSSDFRRSVKRSDNPDVLYGRDFEDEAIPLETVQTEMGEVCIRGQIMTLEKREIRNEKTILIFSITDFTDSITVKLFARNDQVAEITEGVKEKAFVKLKGVTNIDRFDSELTIGSVVGIKKIASFGTVRSDNAPEKRVELHCHTKMSDMDGVSDAKSIIKRAYEWGHKAIAITDHGVVQAFPEANHCFDAWGGVVPPDSDFKVIYGVEAYLVDDLKGIVQNSQGQSLDAPYVVFDIETTGFSAKKDKIIEIGAVKVVNGNITERFSEFVNPEIPIPFRIEQLTSINDSMVAGAPTIDVILPRFEKFCKGCVMVAHNAEFDMSFIKKNYEDLGIEREDTIVDTVGMARFLLPQLNRFKLDTVAKAVGVSLEHHHRAVDDASCTAEIFVKFLQMCRERDIFDLDKLNEEGSVSVNTIRKMPTYHAIILATNDIGRVNLYHLISDSHLIYYQRRPRVPKSLFLKYREGLLIGSACEAGELYQAVLNGRPEAEIARLVNFYDYLEIQPLGNNAFMIRNEDRSDITCEEDLQEINRKIVKLGEAFNKPVVGTCDVHFLDPEDEVYRRIIMAGKGFDDADDQAPLYLRTTEEMLKEFSYLGREKAEEIVITNPNKIADMVEKISPIHKGKCPPVIENSDSMLREICYNKAHEIYGENLPKAVEERLERELNSIISNGYAVMYMIAQKLVWKSNSDGYLVGSRGSVGSSFAATMSGITEVNPLSPHYYCAKCHYADFDSEEVRAYSGRAGCDMPDKKCPVCGEPLIKEGFDIPFETFLGFKGDKEPDIDLNFSGDYQGKAHRYVEVIFGAGQTFKAGTIGTLAEKTAFGYVKKYYEERGQRKRYCEINRIVQGCTGIRRTTGQHPGGIIVLPIGWDIEEFTPVQHPANDMNSDIITTHFDYHSIDSNLLKLDILGHDDPTMIRMLEDLTGINARKIPLDSREVMSLFKNTDALGVTPADIRGCPLGCLGIPEFGTDFAMQMLIDANPTSFSDLVRISGLSHGTDVWLGNAQDLIKSGTATITTCICTRDDIMIYLINKGLEHGQAFTIMESVRKGKGLKPEWEEEMKKHDVPDWYIASCKKIKYMFPKAHAAAYVMMGWRIAYCKIFHPLAYYASYFSIRATAFSYELMCQGKEKLEYFMDDYERRKDTLSKKEQDTYKDMRIVQEMYARGFEFVPIDIYKANAHTFQIVGDKLMPALDTIEGLGDRAADAVVAAAEEGEFLSLDDFRNRTKVTASTIDLMNDLGLFGKLPQSNQMSLFDFQ, from the coding sequence ATGGAAAAGGAATTTCTGAATGTGTTCCGTAATCTGGAATTAAAGGGAGAGCTGAAAGCGCTGCTGGAAGAAGTGGTAGTGACAAAGGTATCCGTAAACCGGAAAAAGGATCATTTAAGGGTTTATATCCGAAGCCGACAGTGGATTCACAAAAAGTATATTTATGCACTGGAAAGGGCGATTGCATCTCAGTGTTTCCAGGGAGTTTCCATGGAGGTTAAGGTGCTGGAGCGGTTTGCCCTTTCCAGCCAGTATACGCCCCAATTGTTTTTTGAAGCGTATCAGTCTTCTATGGGACTGGAACTGAAAAATTACAGCATTCTGGTTTATAATATGTTCCGGAATGCTGTTATTACGTTTCCGGAAACAAATACTATGCATATGCTTTTACAGTCCACTGTGCTGGCAAAAAGTAAGGAAGAAGAGCTGATTCATTACATGGAAAAGGTATTCTGTGAGCGGTGCGAATTTTCTTTAAAGGTAGAGGCAGAATACCAGGATCCAAAGGAAAGCAAATTCCGGAAAAACAGTGATGTTCGTATTGCACAGGAGGCTGCCCATATTATAGAAATGTCTGCTTTAGGACACAAAAAAGCAGACATTCCGGAGGAAGAAGAGCCGGAAAAGGAAGCATCATATATACAGAAACAGGAACAAAAAGGATCCAAAACACAGGAGAATAAGGAAAAATCCGGCAAAGCGGAGCATGGATCGAAAGGCGAAAAAGGCAGAGGAAAGGGAGAAAAATTTTCTTCGGATTTCAGAAGAAGTGTAAAGCGTTCAGATAATCCTGATGTGCTTTACGGAAGAGATTTTGAGGATGAAGCGATACCTTTGGAAACCGTACAGACAGAAATGGGAGAGGTGTGTATCCGGGGACAGATTATGACTCTGGAAAAGCGGGAAATCCGCAATGAAAAGACGATTCTTATTTTTTCTATTACAGATTTCACGGACTCTATTACCGTAAAATTATTTGCTCGTAATGACCAGGTAGCTGAAATCACAGAAGGGGTGAAGGAAAAGGCCTTTGTGAAATTAAAGGGTGTTACCAACATTGATCGTTTTGACAGTGAGCTGACCATTGGATCTGTGGTTGGCATTAAAAAAATTGCCAGCTTTGGAACCGTGCGTTCAGACAATGCCCCGGAGAAGCGGGTTGAGCTGCACTGTCATACCAAGATGAGCGATATGGACGGCGTTTCAGATGCAAAATCCATAATAAAAAGAGCCTATGAATGGGGACATAAGGCAATCGCTATTACAGACCACGGTGTTGTACAGGCGTTTCCGGAAGCCAATCACTGCTTTGATGCCTGGGGCGGCGTTGTACCGCCGGATTCTGATTTTAAAGTGATTTATGGTGTGGAGGCCTATCTGGTAGATGATTTAAAAGGGATTGTGCAAAACAGTCAGGGACAGAGCCTGGACGCTCCCTATGTGGTTTTTGATATCGAAACCACGGGATTTTCTGCGAAAAAGGATAAAATTATTGAAATTGGCGCTGTGAAGGTGGTAAACGGAAATATTACGGAACGGTTTTCTGAGTTTGTAAACCCGGAGATTCCGATACCTTTTCGAATTGAACAGCTTACAAGTATTAACGACAGCATGGTAGCAGGTGCCCCTACTATTGATGTAATTTTACCCAGGTTTGAAAAGTTCTGTAAAGGCTGTGTTATGGTGGCACACAATGCAGAATTCGATATGAGCTTTATCAAGAAAAATTATGAGGATTTAGGAATTGAAAGAGAGGATACCATTGTGGATACCGTGGGCATGGCCCGCTTCCTTCTGCCCCAGCTCAACCGCTTTAAGCTGGATACTGTGGCAAAGGCAGTAGGGGTATCCCTGGAGCATCATCACAGGGCAGTTGACGATGCCTCCTGCACAGCGGAAATTTTTGTGAAGTTTCTTCAGATGTGCAGAGAGAGGGATATTTTTGATCTGGATAAGCTCAATGAGGAAGGTTCAGTTTCTGTGAATACCATTCGGAAAATGCCAACCTATCATGCGATTATTTTGGCAACAAACGATATTGGGCGTGTCAATCTGTATCATCTGATTTCGGATTCCCATCTGATTTATTATCAGAGGCGTCCCCGTGTGCCAAAGAGTCTGTTTTTGAAATATCGGGAAGGGCTGCTGATTGGCTCGGCATGTGAAGCCGGAGAACTGTATCAGGCTGTGTTAAACGGAAGACCGGAAGCTGAGATTGCCCGGCTGGTAAATTTTTATGATTATCTGGAGATTCAGCCTCTTGGAAATAATGCTTTTATGATTCGCAACGAGGACCGTTCCGACATTACCTGTGAGGAGGATTTACAGGAGATTAACCGGAAAATTGTCAAGCTGGGAGAGGCATTTAACAAGCCGGTAGTAGGAACCTGTGACGTGCATTTTCTGGACCCGGAGGACGAGGTATACCGAAGAATTATTATGGCAGGAAAAGGCTTTGACGATGCAGACGACCAGGCGCCTCTTTACCTGCGTACCACAGAGGAAATGCTGAAGGAATTTTCTTATCTGGGAAGGGAAAAGGCAGAGGAAATCGTGATTACCAATCCCAATAAAATTGCAGATATGGTGGAGAAAATTTCACCGATTCACAAGGGGAAATGTCCGCCTGTGATTGAAAATTCGGACAGCATGTTAAGGGAAATCTGCTACAATAAAGCTCATGAAATTTACGGAGAGAATTTGCCCAAAGCCGTGGAAGAGCGTCTGGAGAGAGAGCTGAATTCGATTATTTCCAATGGATATGCGGTTATGTATATGATTGCCCAGAAGCTGGTTTGGAAGAGTAACAGCGATGGCTATCTGGTTGGATCACGAGGTTCCGTAGGCTCGTCCTTTGCAGCAACCATGTCGGGAATTACAGAGGTAAATCCCTTAAGTCCCCACTATTACTGTGCTAAATGTCACTATGCGGATTTTGATTCCGAGGAGGTGCGGGCGTATTCAGGAAGAGCTGGCTGTGATATGCCGGATAAGAAGTGCCCGGTGTGCGGAGAGCCTTTGATTAAAGAGGGATTTGACATTCCATTTGAAACCTTTCTGGGTTTTAAGGGGGATAAAGAGCCGGATATTGACCTGAACTTTTCCGGGGATTATCAGGGAAAGGCTCATCGTTATGTGGAGGTTATTTTTGGTGCAGGGCAGACCTTTAAGGCTGGAACCATTGGTACGCTGGCCGAAAAAACAGCCTTTGGATATGTGAAAAAATATTATGAGGAGCGGGGGCAGAGAAAGCGCTACTGTGAAATTAACCGTATTGTGCAGGGGTGTACCGGAATCCGCCGTACTACAGGACAGCACCCAGGTGGAATTATTGTACTTCCTATTGGCTGGGATATTGAAGAATTTACCCCTGTGCAGCACCCGGCAAATGATATGAACAGTGACATTATCACCACGCATTTTGATTACCATTCTATTGACTCCAACCTGCTGAAGCTGGATATTCTGGGACACGATGATCCTACCATGATTCGTATGCTGGAGGATCTTACAGGTATTAATGCAAGAAAAATTCCTCTGGATTCCAGAGAGGTTATGTCCCTGTTTAAAAATACAGATGCCCTGGGAGTTACTCCGGCAGATATTCGGGGATGCCCACTTGGGTGCCTGGGAATTCCGGAGTTTGGTACAGACTTTGCCATGCAGATGTTAATTGACGCCAATCCTACCTCTTTTTCGGATTTGGTGCGTATTTCCGGGCTTTCCCATGGTACGGACGTGTGGCTTGGCAATGCGCAGGATTTGATTAAATCCGGTACCGCCACTATTACCACCTGTATCTGCACACGAGATGATATTATGATTTATCTGATTAACAAGGGATTGGAGCATGGACAGGCATTTACCATTATGGAGAGTGTACGTAAGGGAAAAGGATTGAAGCCGGAGTGGGAGGAAGAGATGAAAAAGCATGATGTCCCAGACTGGTATATTGCTTCCTGTAAGAAGATTAAATACATGTTTCCAAAGGCTCATGCGGCAGCGTATGTTATGATGGGCTGGCGTATTGCTTACTGTAAAATCTTCCACCCTCTTGCTTATTATGCATCGTATTTCAGTATCCGAGCCACAGCTTTTTCCTATGAACTGATGTGTCAGGGAAAGGAAAAGCTGGAGTATTTTATGGACGATTATGAGAGGCGAAAGGATACGCTCAGTAAAAAGGAACAGGATACTTACAAGGATATGCGAATTGTTCAGGAAATGTATGCCAGAGGCTTTGAATTTGTTCCCATTGATATTTATAAGGCCAATGCTCATACCTTCCAGATTGTGGGAGATAAGTTGATGCCTGCCCTGGATACCATTGAAGGCCTGGGGGACAGAGCGGCTGATGCCGTAGTAGCGGCCGCAGAAGAAGGAGAATTTTTATCTCTGGACGATTTCAGGAACCGGACAAAGGTAACAGCGTCCACCATTGATTTAATGAATGATTTGGGGTTGTTTGGAAAGCTGCCTCAGTCAAATCAGATGTCATTGTTTGATTTTCAGTAG
- a CDS encoding branched-chain amino acid aminotransferase gives MEKKNIDWSNLGFGYVKTDYRFVSDFKDNAWDEGRMTQDETVVINECAGVLQYAQTVFEGMKAYTTQDGRIVTFRPDLNASRLADSARRLEMPVFPEDRFVEAVVNTVKANAAYVPPYGSGATLYIRPYMFGTNPVIGVKPADEYQFRIFTTPVGPYFKGGVKPLTIRISDFDRAAPHGTGHIKAGLNYAMSLHAIMDAHTQGYDENMYLDAATRTKVEETGGANFLFITKDGKVVTPKSDSILPSITRRSLMYVAKEYLGLEAEEREVYLDEVKDFAECGLCGTAAVISPVGKIVDHGKEICFPSGMDAMGPVTQKLYETLTGIQMGRLEAPEGWLKVIE, from the coding sequence ATGGAGAAAAAGAACATTGACTGGTCCAATCTGGGCTTTGGATATGTAAAAACCGATTACCGCTTTGTATCTGATTTTAAGGACAATGCATGGGACGAAGGAAGAATGACACAGGACGAAACCGTTGTCATAAATGAGTGTGCCGGTGTCCTGCAGTATGCCCAGACTGTCTTTGAAGGAATGAAAGCCTACACTACACAGGACGGACGCATTGTCACCTTCCGCCCGGATTTAAATGCCAGCCGTCTGGCAGATTCTGCCAGACGACTGGAAATGCCTGTGTTCCCGGAGGACCGTTTCGTAGAAGCTGTTGTAAACACAGTAAAGGCAAATGCTGCTTATGTTCCACCTTATGGATCTGGCGCAACCTTGTATATCCGCCCCTATATGTTCGGCACCAATCCGGTGATTGGCGTAAAACCGGCAGATGAATATCAGTTCCGTATCTTTACAACCCCGGTAGGTCCGTATTTCAAGGGCGGCGTTAAGCCTCTCACCATCCGCATCAGCGATTTTGACCGTGCAGCTCCTCATGGAACCGGCCATATTAAAGCCGGACTAAACTATGCCATGAGCCTCCATGCCATTATGGACGCACACACACAGGGTTATGACGAAAATATGTATCTGGACGCAGCAACCAGAACAAAGGTAGAAGAAACCGGCGGCGCCAACTTCCTGTTCATTACAAAGGACGGAAAGGTTGTTACACCGAAATCCGACAGTATTCTTCCTTCCATTACCCGCCGCTCCCTCATGTATGTGGCAAAAGAATATCTGGGACTGGAAGCAGAAGAAAGAGAAGTATACCTTGACGAGGTTAAAGACTTTGCTGAATGCGGTCTGTGCGGCACTGCTGCCGTCATTTCACCGGTTGGCAAAATTGTAGACCATGGAAAAGAAATCTGTTTCCCGAGCGGCATGGACGCTATGGGACCGGTGACTCAGAAGCTCTATGAAACACTGACCGGTATCCAGATGGGAAGACTTGAAGCGCCGGAGGGTTGGCTGAAAGTCATTGAATAA
- a CDS encoding 5-bromo-4-chloroindolyl phosphate hydrolysis family protein, whose amino-acid sequence MSVNDWNNLGRDVKNIVQNAIDTGDFGRLNRDLGQTLESALGNVAQSMKNAGNMAGQYYRNQKQQEEPKPYGPGNGYSTNYSYRPFGHYRSPESSRRVKEAREEFALFVNTGTARAMGILLTTLGTALTIMFGVTAAGFLIASIFVQTVAEKLGIILGVFGTAAVLSLIMAICGNQLRKKIKRFRAYVKTLNGKPYGSIRDLAKSVRKSEKFVRKDLKKMIQKRMFLEGHLDKQGTCLIASDEVYDQYMKTEENVKELKEKEAKSPKQQLSEEVKKVIEEGDRYIEEIRRSNDAIPGVEISNKIYHLENVILRIFQRVEQHPELIQDLHKFMDYYLPTTMKLLNAYEELDKQGLEGENIKTAKREIENTLDTINVAFENLLDSFYKETAWDVSADISVLKTMLAQEGLMEEKSFQRKE is encoded by the coding sequence ATGTCTGTAAATGACTGGAATAATTTGGGGAGAGATGTGAAAAATATTGTGCAGAATGCCATTGATACAGGAGATTTTGGCAGATTGAACAGAGATTTGGGACAGACACTGGAAAGCGCTCTGGGAAATGTGGCGCAGAGTATGAAAAATGCGGGAAATATGGCAGGGCAGTATTACAGAAATCAAAAGCAGCAGGAAGAACCAAAGCCTTATGGACCGGGGAACGGATACAGTACAAACTACAGTTACCGTCCCTTTGGACATTACAGAAGTCCGGAGTCTTCCCGGCGGGTGAAGGAAGCGAGAGAGGAGTTTGCATTATTTGTGAATACAGGCACAGCAAGAGCTATGGGCATTTTGCTGACAACCCTTGGGACAGCGCTGACCATTATGTTCGGCGTAACTGCAGCAGGATTTCTCATTGCTTCGATTTTTGTTCAGACTGTAGCTGAAAAGCTGGGAATCATATTGGGTGTTTTTGGAACTGCTGCGGTATTAAGCCTGATTATGGCAATTTGCGGAAATCAATTGAGAAAGAAGATTAAACGCTTCCGCGCCTATGTGAAGACCTTAAATGGAAAGCCCTATGGAAGCATTAGGGATTTGGCAAAAAGTGTAAGGAAATCTGAAAAATTCGTGCGAAAAGATTTGAAAAAAATGATTCAAAAGCGCATGTTTCTGGAGGGACATCTGGATAAGCAGGGAACCTGCCTCATAGCTAGTGACGAGGTTTATGACCAGTATATGAAGACAGAAGAAAATGTAAAAGAATTAAAAGAAAAAGAAGCAAAATCACCGAAACAGCAGCTTTCTGAGGAAGTGAAGAAGGTGATTGAAGAGGGCGACCGCTATATCGAAGAAATCCGCAGAAGCAATGATGCTATTCCCGGAGTGGAGATTTCCAATAAAATTTATCATCTGGAAAATGTGATTCTCAGGATTTTCCAGAGAGTGGAGCAGCACCCAGAGCTGATTCAGGATTTACATAAATTTATGGATTATTATCTTCCTACTACCATGAAGCTTCTGAATGCTTATGAGGAGTTGGATAAGCAGGGCCTGGAAGGGGAAAACATTAAAACCGCAAAGAGAGAAATTGAAAATACTTTGGATACTATTAACGTAGCCTTTGAAAATCTCCTGGACAGCTTTTATAAGGAAACAGCCTGGGACGTGTCTGCGGATATTTCAGTATTAAAAACCATGTTGGCGCAGGAAGGACTCATGGAAGAAAAGAGTTTTCAGAGAAAGGAATAA